The DNA window tatcctatccgacatagttgacactatccgtatttgaatccgaatccggacagaaatatgaaaacaaatgtaatatcggtgatatccgtccgtatccgatccgttttcatccctacctatcGTGGCTTCTCCATCGGAGTGGCGAGCTCTACACCGGTGAACTCTCCACACCGGCGAGACTCCATGCCCAACCAACAAGGAGACCTCCATtcgcaagcagcaaggagatgttgcactgaaagcacatgttgcaaacatatgttttaaatatttcagaggtatgttgcaagattatggctctgttcggcaggacttattTTGGCTTCGGCTGATTTgtatgactgatttgttgtgagagaaaaacactattttctGCCTAGCTGATTCTGGCTTACAAGCTCAAGCGAACAAAGCCTATGTATCggtgttgcaaaactagatcgggatgttgcaaaagtagatcaggatgttgtatatgttgcaatggctatacacgtatgtttcaagtgtatatatgttccaaatgtttcatctgtaccagatgtatgttgcaagtattttcatCTCTATGTtgtatatacatgcatgttgcaagcgtattttTCAAGTGATTTCGTGTCATACATCTGTTGCAAGTGTTTCTTCTGGATCGTtaatatgtttgcaatggttttgaaCTGTTCTTCAGGtgttttgtaagtgtttcagactcatgtttcaagtgttccatCTGGCTTTTGTTGCAACTGTTGCGTCTAAATgtttttaaaagtagatcggggtttGCACATGGGATGCGCGTGGGAAGCGGCTGACGACGTGCTGGTGGGGCGCTCGCCCTCAAGCCCGATGCGCTGGTGTGCTTGCTCACTCGCTGAGAAGGTACCATCCGATGTTAGTGCTCTGGATCGGACGTTCGGCTGCTAGCAAGTCTCTTTAAATAAACTTGAAGTTTCACAACTGAAACCAAACCGTGAATGATGACATATATAATACAAAAATCTCCAAGGTTTCCAAAATTTGACAGATAATTATGGGGTTTTGCTAAAATTTGCCCAAAGCTTTGTTAAGTCTTTCCTTTCCGGACCCACCAATAAAACCCCATGAACGAGATTTACCGACAGCAACCAGGGAAGATGTTTATGCCACGTCACGTGGCGCCAAGCGGCTTGCGTGTCGAATACACCGGTCCCACAGCACCAACAGAAGGGACCCAGTCGACGTCATCTTCTCCCTCCCCTATCCACTCGGCCGTTGGCGCTCACCAAAACCACCCAGAAGCCTCCGCTTCACTCGCTCTCCGGTCTCCGCCCGCCgcgccatgagcgccgccgcctgcctgttcgccgccgccgtctccatTTCCCTCCCCTCGACCTCCGCTCCCGCCTCCGCGGGACGACGCTGCCTCCGGAGCCCCAccgtcctcctccgctgctccccGACTCGCTGCCGTGGGCCGGTCCGGGCACTCGACGAGCGGCTGCTCGGGGCCGCGCCGGCGGAGACCGAAGAGGTTGTAACCGGTGTTGACGTAGGGGATGGAGGCGGGGTCGCTGAGGGTGATGAAGTTGGAGCaggggaggtggaggagctggagctggagcagcGGCCGCCGCCGAGGGCTTTCGTGAAGAGCAGGCGGCAGCGGCAGGAAGAGGAGGAGGCCGCGGCGGGGCAAGACCGGTTCAAGCTCATCGACGGCAAAGTGGTAGCGGCTTGTGTAGCTTCAGCTGCTTGCTTTTGTTGTTTCGACGGCCCGCCTGTTTGACAGCTCGAGCGGTTTTGTATTGACTGCTGCGTGTGCAAATTCTGATAATCTGCAGCGATCCATCAAATTCACCGGAGAGAAGTTTTGATTGTTATCCCAACTAGATATTTTGGGCCGTGACATGAACATTGGAGCTGTGAATTTGTGTTACCTGTCAATTTCAGCATGTCTGATTTTCTGAACCTGTGGACCTGGCTACCTGCAGATATTTCAAGAGAAGGCTTATCTGGTTGGTGTTGAGTGCAAACGGACAGGAGGGAACCTCTTCGGCATAGAGGAGTCTCTTAAGGAGctggagcagttggctgataccGCGGGCCTTGTGGTAGTCGGCTCAACCTATCAGAAGTAAGCTTATGTGTGCCTGGAACATCACTACTGAGCCTGCGCTGTGCTCCACTGGCAATTGTGGTTATATGTTCTCACCGTTGATAAAGATGGGCCACCCTGGAAAATCTGAGATGCCTGGCCAATCTAATGCATGGTCCACAGGAACTTCACGGTTAACTCCGATAAATGAAATGCTACTGTtagttcaaatttcaaaatgtatTCTGCAGCATTGCCACAATTTAACATACATATAGCTCAAATTTCCCTCTTATTTTTTCTGTATAGACTGTATTGTTATGTTCTTATGTAAGACTGTAAGGCTATGGCATGATATACAAACCACATGCCTTGCTTTTCCTTATTTCTACAAAGTACAGTGGTCCTCATGCTTTCTATTTTCCAATAGGCTTTCTACCCCAAATCCAAGGACTTACATTGGTTCAGGCAAGGTTTCTGAAATCAGGAGTGCAATTCAAGCCCTTGATGTTGAGACTGTAATTTTCGATGATGAGTTATCCCCTGGGTAAGATTCCACTTATTACTCTGCTATGTGATTTGATCTGTTTTCCTCGTTTGTCATATCTCAGACACATCAAATGAACCCAACTGTATGATCTTTACCTCGCGCTGATCGTTAACTATTATGCTCAAAAGATTGGTTACTCATCTTAGTTCAGAGAATACCTGAAAGAATTTTATTTGTCAATCTCATAAACGGATGCCAGTATAATTGATTTTTCATTTTTCGTCTATACCTAACCAGGATATATTTGAAGAATCTATCTTATGATTTTGACACCGACACCGTGTACTTGTGTCGACCATACAATGCTTTCAACTGCtttctaatcatattttattaaacTGTTAACCACCTCAGATTGGTCTAATAATTGTTCTGATAGCTCATATTCCCAATAATAATTTCAGACAACTACGCAACTTGGAAAAGTCATTTGGTGGGAGTGTCCGAGTCTGTGACCGAACTGCTCTTATTCTTGATATTTTTAATCAAAGGGCAGCAACACATGAAGCTGCTTTACAGGTAAAAATCACACACAGTAGCTTTATTAACAGTAGTACCTCGTGATATCATTTATTGACATTAAGTTTGCAGTTTTAAGTAGAATGAACATGTTTGTTGTCAGCAATTCTGTTTTCCTTTCTAGGTCACCTTGGCACAGATGGAATATCAACTTCCTAGGTTGACAAAAATGTGGAGTCACCTTGAACGCCAGGCTGGAGGTCAAGTTAAGGGTATGGGTGAGAAGCAAATTGAAGTTGACAAGCGCATCTTGAGAACTCAAGTAATATTCtttctggattttttttttgctcAATAAATTCACACAGGGAAGGGCAggcttggtgcagtggtgagaggtcaccaggtcgcgggttcaaagcagcctctccgcagattttgcggggggaaggcttgcctcggtttttcccttccccagaccccacgcatgtgggagcctccggcactgggtctgccctttaatAAATTCACACAGGACTGTGTTATTAGCTACCACTATTGGTCAATGACAGGGCACTCTGTCTCTAATGACTGTGGAATAAAAAGTAGATGGCTGGCTGACATTTCCTAATAATATGACAAACTCCTATTGATAATGTCTGCCAAGGACTTATATATTTTCCTTGTCACATTGTACATTGCTGAATTTGTAGTgctgaacttttttttttttaacttgTGGATCTCAAACATAAGTGTCATTGACAGATAAGTGCCTTGAGGAAAGAATTGGAATCTGTGCGGAAACACCGAAAGCTGTACCGCAACCGTCGCCAATCAGTTCCTATTCCTGTTGTTTCTCTGGTATAACCATGTAAATTTCCTTAGAGTGATCAAAAGTTTCCTATGCCCTCTATTCTACAAATATATTCAGTTCCAAATATTTTTCAGGTAGGGTATACAAATGCTGGAAAAAGTACACTCCTGAACCGATTAACTGGAGCTGATGTACTTGCAGAGGATAAGTTATTTGCCACGTTAGACCCAACTACAAGAAGGGTCTTGGTATGTTATCAGAAAACTCTCCTGATCCATAAAAAATGAAAATAGGAGATTTTTTTAGTCATGTAAATTGGATAACGGACATGAATATTCTCGATTTACTATCATTTGTATGCCTTTGGGAAGGATTTTTTCTTTAGTAAGAACTACCCATCATTATATCTACATATGACCATGACTGAATCTAATTGTGTATTACTTTGCAGATGAAGAATGGGACTGAGTTCCTTCTAACTGATACTGTCGGATTCATTCAGAAGTTACCCACTATGCTGGTACATATCCACAAAGCATATTCCTCTTGTTCACATGTTGTGCTCTTGAAGAATAGAACTGCAAATATTGAGAGTTTTTCCTATCTTTATGATGTCAACTTTGCATATATCGTTTATTGATAATACCTATCCAGGTAGCAGCATTTAGAGCAACACTAGAAGAGATATCAGAATCATCAGTTATAGTTCATCTTGTGGACATTAGGTATGGAACTTATACTAGGTGTTCTCTTTGTTGTGAATTCAATTTAATGCATCTATATGCACTGTACTAATATTGTGTCATGTGTTCCAGCCATCCATTAGCTCAACAACAGATAGATGCTGTTGAAAGAGTATTGAAGGAGTTGGATGTAGAGTCAATCCCCAAATTAATCGTGTGGAATAAGGTTCGTTTTGCTCAAATATTTGACCTGTTTGGTAAAATTTTCAACGTTTTCACTTTATTTCATATAAAATTTTCTGATCATAGTCATTCTATGCTTAATTTAGTATTAATGCCTAATTGGCTAATTGCCTATACTAATGGTGAATTAAATAGTGTGGAAGTGCTTTTGAGCAAAAGTTGCTGCAGAATGTGAAAGGGTTCTCATTTTTGTTCTACCTCTGTCTGTCACTCACTCTGAATAGGTTATGTTCATATAAAAAATTTAACGTAGTAGTAAATCCCTAATATTTATACAAATGGTGCGGGGTTCTGTGGAGCTTTGATTTGCATTGGCTCATTTTGTTCTAACTAATCTTCACATTCAATAGTCAGAAATTTGGAATAATAGTGCAAGCAAGACACAATTATACATTTCCAACTGGAGCTGATTCTTCAAGTGCTTTTTTCTTGGAACTGAGCCCAATTTGTATGCCATGCAGATTGACAATACGGATGAACCATTGAGAGTAAAAGAGGAAGCTCAGAAACAAGGAATAATCTGCATATCAGCCATGAATGGTGATGGTTTGGAAGAATTCTGTAATGCAGTTCAAGCAAAGTTGAAAGTATGTGTTCCCCTCTTGTAGGCAGAGTTGTTTTTTAGACAGGCCTTTTTGAGTTCTAGTGCACTTAATTTATTTGGAATAAAGGGCCTCTGTGCTCCAGATCTTAGTATTTTTGGAGCTGGTCATTTCTAGGTCCAGAAATTATTGGAGTGAGAGCTGTAGGCATATAGATGTCATGGCGTGTCAGTCAAGGGGCCAGGAATCCTAAGGTTTAGTAAGGTTGTTAGGAGATAAAGTTTTGGGATTTGTTAGGGGCTGGCTATATGTAAAGAGAGGCACGGCAGTTGGGGCAAGAATGAAGAACAACCTGTCCAATTCCCCCCAAAGTCTCCCTCAAAATCGACTTTGCCCAGCGGCCAGCTATCTTCCTGGCAATGTTAACCCTAATGATATAATAGAGGCTATT is part of the Miscanthus floridulus cultivar M001 chromosome 9, ASM1932011v1, whole genome shotgun sequence genome and encodes:
- the LOC136482528 gene encoding uncharacterized protein isoform X1; amino-acid sequence: MSAAACLFAAAVSISLPSTSAPASAGRRCLRSPTVLLRCSPTRCRGPVRALDERLLGAAPAETEEVVTGVDVGDGGGVAEGDEVGAGEVEELELEQRPPPRAFVKSRRQRQEEEEAAAGQDRFKLIDGKVIFQEKAYLVGVECKRTGGNLFGIEESLKELEQLADTAGLVVVGSTYQKLSTPNPRTYIGSGKVSEIRSAIQALDVETVIFDDELSPGQLRNLEKSFGGSVRVCDRTALILDIFNQRAATHEAALQVTLAQMEYQLPRLTKMWSHLERQAGGQVKGMGEKQIEVDKRILRTQISALRKELESVRKHRKLYRNRRQSVPIPVVSLVGYTNAGKSTLLNRLTGADVLAEDKLFATLDPTTRRVLMKNGTEFLLTDTVGFIQKLPTMLVAAFRATLEEISESSVIVHLVDISHPLAQQQIDAVERVLKELDVESIPKLIVWNKIDNTDEPLRVKEEAQKQGIICISAMNGDGLEEFCNAVQAKLKDSMVPIEAIVPYEKGDLLNDIHKVGMVEKMEYKENGTFVKAHVPLPLARLLTPLRQQVVATV
- the LOC136482528 gene encoding uncharacterized protein isoform X2, whose translation is MSAAACLFAAAVSISLPSTSAPASAGRRCLRSPTVLLRCSPTRCRGPVRALDERLLGAAPAETEEVVTGVDVGDGGGVAEGDEVGAGEVEELELEQRPPPRAFVKSRRQRQEEEEAAAGQDRFKLIDGKIFQEKAYLVGVECKRTGGNLFGIEESLKELEQLADTAGLVVVGSTYQKLSTPNPRTYIGSGKVSEIRSAIQALDVETVIFDDELSPGQLRNLEKSFGGSVRVCDRTALILDIFNQRAATHEAALQVTLAQMEYQLPRLTKMWSHLERQAGGQVKGMGEKQIEVDKRILRTQISALRKELESVRKHRKLYRNRRQSVPIPVVSLVGYTNAGKSTLLNRLTGADVLAEDKLFATLDPTTRRVLMKNGTEFLLTDTVGFIQKLPTMLVAAFRATLEEISESSVIVHLVDISHPLAQQQIDAVERVLKELDVESIPKLIVWNKIDNTDEPLRVKEEAQKQGIICISAMNGDGLEEFCNAVQAKLKDSMVPIEAIVPYEKGDLLNDIHKVGMVEKMEYKENGTFVKAHVPLPLARLLTPLRQQVVATV